gtatatttaaatCTTACTTGTCAATATACATTGAattataaaaaagatttttttgtaccATTATGAAGAGAGTTTGATGGGTGAGACAAGTATGTGAAGATGATGATGTCTTAGAGCTCTATGAGGCTGTTTTAATGgttatttaatattattgttatttaatttattgttgtttaattGTTATTTGAATAATTGTTGTCATTTGCTAGAAATAAATCAAGCAAACATGGACAATAGAACAGGGTGAATCTTAAAGAAAGAGAATCGGATAGACGACTTTAGGATTTAATATTTGAGcagtaaatatactgtagtgttATATAAGACCCATGTCTACATTTCTGAGTTCCTTGGAAAAGACAGATTACACACATTATAATGCAACCACTCGTAATGCGTTTAATCTACGCAGAATGTCTGCAGAGAAGTCCAAACAGTCATTTGTTCCCAGTGTGACAAAATTTCAGAAGGGATTTGCATTTGATCCCTCTGCATAGTGTTGTCGTGGATAATTGTATGAACTGTATGGTTTCTGTACACCCTGCCTGTTTGTAGCTTCCTCTGTCTTGTCTAGTTGATTGTGATAGGTTATCAAAGGCATTTCTCAAAGGGGTTTATCACAAGGGCACTGAAGAAGATCAAAGAAATTAGTAGTTAGTCACCGAACAAAATGATTGGATAATTTAtgccacaaaataaaacaagaaaaaagatttagaaTAGCgaaattttattatttgtgatGTTAAGTAATTCTGGAAGGCGAAAAGAGCAGTGAAGAAGGGCATCACAAACATTTGCAGTCAAACAAAATAGATATGAAACTCTTCtataatataaattaaagttCTATAATTAAAGTTCTGTTCattcttttatatattttcgGATTTAGAAAAGAATTCCTGTATGatctaaattttatttatttgtttattctttgTGATGGCAGCCCTAGTTCTCCAAGCCCAGTAACTCAACAGATGACCGCTATGAGCATCTCCCAGGATTCAGGAGCTGTAGACTGTGATCGAGCAGAGgctgaggagggagaagaggagggtaCTTCCAACAGCACAGGtaaacatcacagaaaaaagtGGTCTTTTCCCAAACTTCACTATGAAGTGTCACATGGACAGAGTCACGCTCACAGCAATGGAGGGTATTTCTTGTTTAGGATAGGGGTATCGATTAACAGGTGCACAATGGGATGAACTTGCTACCCTCTAGCATAACCAAGAAACATCCTTCACCATGGATCCCGTATGACTCTTTTCGTGCTCGGCGGTTGACTTGTAGTATGCGGCCTTTCCCTACAAATTCAAATAACCCaaacagttaaaacattttacGTTTTCTATGATTTCTTTGGGTAACTGTTAGTTTTAGTATTTTACCTGTTAGTGTTAAACATATAATTATCCTTGTATAAAGGTATTTCCTTTGAAcaaataatggattaatttttttctgaccgttgtgcttgtttgttttgtgttttccaacAGAGCAAGTGGGGGAAGCAGCACAAACTTCATCTGATGGTGACCAAACCCCtgataaaaacaagaaaaaaaaccgcTGTTTTTCTTGCCGGAAGAAAGTAGGCCTTACTGGTAAGGAAGAGAAGAATTTTAAGGTGCACATACATTGAGAACATTGAGCTCTTCTTGGGTACTGGTTCAAAGGTTTATGAGTCATGAACCTCCCTTGCTGAGATTTTACTCCCCTTACCTGACAGTCAAAACCTGTCAGAGTATGACATTCAGAATAGTTTGTTTAACCCACCAGTAATGTAGTTTTTGATAAGCTCTTTTGTCTTATGGTGCAGTGTCCAAATGTTTATGTGGACGTTTGTGTCACAATAACACAGACATGAACCACTGACCATTTTTAATTCACAACACTGTCGGAGCTCTATTGTAAATCTGAAGGCAGATTTACCCTATCAAGATAAAAATCTGATCAATAAACCAATTTATGTCCCGCATGGGAATTGGCACATATGTATTTCATTGTACATATGTTTCTTAGTAACAActctctcacctgtctgcagctggtgcaAAGATCTGCTGTcacagttttattaaaactaaGACAGTGCCATGTGACTGCCATTCAAGCTTCCTGATTTATTAATGCATTTAGAAATAACTTGAGATCTATTGCTACTTTCAAGGGCTTAACCAGATCAAATGCCCGTAACCTACATCCAGAAACTCCCTACCAGCCCATAGTTTGTGTAATGCTTTTTCCACATCCAGACCCTTTGGTGCATAGAGCAACATACTGCAGGTTAGTGGTGCATTTCACAGTCCAAGGCATTTCACAGTATTCTGCTTGGCCTCTACTTTTTTGCCAAACAGAGTTGCCTCACAGGAGGCTCCAGGGGCCTTTTTTTATGGGGAATAGTAATATTTGTATATAGGCCTAACCCTGACCACAAATCTCAGTATATGTGTGAAAATGGGCCAGAATGCAGCCTTGTAATGGCAGTACCCTCAGGGCCTAGTCAAACTTGGGCTGAGttccacatttttattcattcttttagTCTGTTTAAGGAGCATTGTGTTCCATagtatttttagaaatattaatatGCCCAGTTTAAAAGCTGTTACGGAGCAAATATACCCAGGCTGTGATGTTGGGTGTTCTCAGCTACGAACCTTTAAACCTGCAGAGATCCTCTATACAATAATTAATGTGCACACTTTATATGTGTAATGATATTCATAATAAATCTGCTGTGCTTTGACTGACCCTGTTTACCTCTTTTTACTTAAGGTTTTGACTGTCGCTGCGGCAACCTGTTCTGTGCCATTCACCGTTATTCTGACAAACACGACTGTCCCTATGATTACCGGAGTGCAGCTGCTGCCCGCATACGCAAGGAGAACCCCATCGTGGTGGCTGAGAAAATTCAGAAGTTATGAGAACTGAGTGCATAAAAAGTCTCTCTGACTTTGTGAATCTGAACAATGGAGACTTGGATGAAAAAACCTGATATCATGGCTTCATTTGTTCATGGAAGTTTAAGATGGGTGGGATGGGGTGGTGAGGTCACAGCCACTGTCCAGACGCTTCCCTTACTagcatctccctctctctctccactatAGTGACTATGGCTGAAACtgagtgtttctctgtgtgtgtgtatgtgtgtgagagagagtgtgtgagtgagtgagtgtttgtgtcaaagcatgtgtgtgcacatttgctTGAGAGTTGGGGAGAGAGCCATAGGGACTTGGTGGACATTAGTGTTGCTGTGGGGAGGGAAGGCATTTGATTTTACCCCTTTTTGTTTCTCAACTTGGGGGATCGTGTGggtttatttttatacaatCCCTATAAGGAAGGTAAGGAAATGAGACGGGGTAAGCTGTTAAGTTATGTGTCACAGCCTGAATAACGACACAGAGGTCAATTTAGAGGTtctagagttttttttttaaaaactaactGAAGATTTCATGTATCAGCAAGACCTTTTAAGGgctttggaatattttttttcctccctctgaaaatgatgtcaACTTCTTGTCAAATTGGCATTTCTTTTCCCCACCTCCTCCAACCTTTATTCTATGGGTCACCACACATTGAACTCCCAAGTCTCAGCTTTTTCCAGAAATGTTTCTCTTTGATATATTGACTTATCATACTGATATTGGGTGCATGAACAGTTATTGGAGGGGGAAAGTAGGGGAGGGCATTGGTTAGGGAAACTGAGAACCTTGACTTAACTGAGTGATTggattctgtgttttgtttttatttttattttttctttctgttttaatgaGCGTATGACATCAGAAGATCTATATTAATATATTGTAGTTAGCTTGAATTGTGTGATTgcattctatttattttttatcgtTTGGTTGGTCTGTGCTGGAGGATTGGCAGCATGTGTCAGCAAATCATTAAGATTTGCACTTAACCTTTTCAATTATATTTAAGTAATTCCATCTTGATTATATAACcattgaagaaaaaatacacaagctCTGACATGATGGAGTAGAGTCCAGTTAAGCCATTTCAATTACAattgtgcagtaaaatgtccaTTATTTTGGATTTAGAAACATAGCACAACAAATTGTGTCAACTGCGGAGCACAAGATATTGTGCCACACCTACTCAGTTTTGTTCAGCATCTAGGTCATTTGCAGTTTATATTTGATCTGTATAGCAGGCTTGCCGAGGAAACTGCCTGCTTGTCCGATTGAGGCAGTGGGTTCTCCTTGAATGCTCTTTTCTATTCAATGGAGTCAGAGTGAAGCTCCATGTTTCTCTAACCACCAGCAGACCACTGAGACATGCTGAACAAAAACTGATCTGGGTCGCAGTTACTTTACACATTGACGCACCTGCTCAGCTAATGTAAAGATTGTCGCCAAGCTACGGAGTTGCGTGCTGTGCTTTTGCAATGTGCTCAGATTCAGACGAGTCCATACTACGAAGACCGCCTCTAGCTTGCTTCTTCTAGGAAGATAAGTcttacatgcatgtgtgcagacAAACATATAAGTTACTGTTTTGTAACTGActgaacagtttgaaatgaagCTGGGATGTTTAAAAAGCCACACATGCAGTAGCACAATGCATGGCTGGAACCTTGAGGTTCAAGTTAACAGGACTCtacaatgttgttgttgtttttttttaatttttttttttttttattattattcccAAATGTAAATACCGTATGGCTCCTATTCATATAGTGTAATCTTATTGTAGATTTTTGCCAGGTAATAAAGGTGGGGGACTAAGGTAAAGAATAGTACTATGTGTATAAAAGTGCTTTTCATAATTACCCAAAAAATGAATGTGCCACAAATGGCACATATGTGTTTTCCCCATCTTGTTTCCCCTTTTATTTCCATCAGCCCATGTCATGTCCAAAGTATGTTCAGTAACTGGCTCTACCACGAGTGTCTCCTACAGGCCCAGTGGCTTCTTTTTTACAATACTTGTCAGATTAACAAGCCCCTGTAAACTTTATTAACCTGTCTGAATTACACAGAATTCCAGTCCATGCTTTAATCCTGTTACTGAAGTTTATTCAAAGCGAAGAAAATTATAAAGGCCTCTAGTGATATGTAGAGAGGCAATTGTGGTTTCATCTTTTCATTACCAAAAGCTTTACTTGTGAATGTTGCTTGATCTTGATcatcaaatatttatgaaaGCTGTAAAAAAGTTTCAAGGAATTTGCAGGGTATTCTAAAGAAGCCAATGTAGACTGGGTTGCACATGAATGACTCTCTTCCTTGTATACAGAGAATATCAATGTAGACATAGCTGAGTTAAGGTCTGGGGCCTATGAATGGAAAATTGGCCTTCACCAAAGTTCATGTTAAAGTCTTAGTGTGGACGATGGACATGGCTTTGTGATTTAGCATGAAAACACTGGGACTGTGTCCTTGGGATAAGTTGGTCATCTAAAATCCCTGACTGTGATTTAATTTCTTCCTCCATCTCACCACTAGTGGAAAATTTCAATTCAGTAAGAGTTTATGGGGATTGTTGATTGATAATTATGTTAAAAGGAGAATAGTTGTCATATTTAGGGGAACTTGTGGTTGAAGCAGCTCAGCAATTTACTTTTCCCCACAGTTTATCTTATATCTTTAGAATATTCAGACTTACCTGCTGGGTTGACGACCACTACAAAATAAAGTCGCCTACAGAAtgcccattttttttccttttcagattGATAGTCCTTTCAGAGAAAAAGTCCTTTACTTGGGGTGATTGTTCAGCTGTGTAAATCATGTGGATTTCATGGTTTACATTTGGTCTTTTCTATTGACTGCTCATAtctcagctctttttttttttattattagtcgACATGAGCAGTTTGAATGTAAACCACCATAATTCACACAATAACCTGTAATGTCATTAATCAAACTACTCGGCCCTAATATTGATTATGTCAGAGGATGGAGGCCAAATTTTCTTACATGTGATTTGGGACAGTTGGATAACTAAAATTGTTTAGACTGTTTGTGATGAAGGAATTGGCACCAGCATTTAGGGCAACCGTACCTAAGCAATCTAGATATTATCAGTAGATATGCATTTATCTTCCTTCCGTTCCGTTCCGtaatttttaatgtcttcaATCCTGTCTTTAGCACAACCTTTATTAATCAGTGTCTTCATCATGCAAGGGTTTTGattgataataatgataaaccTGCCAGTTATGATGAGTCTGTTAACTGCAGAGGTAAAGACAAAAGATTattaattttgtcttttgagatgagcttgagggaCATGAAATGAAATCTACAATGTACACAGAGGTGTAGTTCTTGTCCTTTGGCACTCCAGTCCCCCAGAAACACCACCAgatatctttttattttgtttttctttaaagatttAGGATTGTATGATGTGTAAGAGTaagtataaaacaataaaatcacaaagtttattttaaattacacttgtcttttgtatttattggtGCATTTTGTTGGATAAATAATGAAAGGCTGAAAGCCATCGTCTTCTAGCAGATAAATGcctatttattattttagagGTTCGGTCAGAACAATTTGTGTATTTGGTGGAATACAGTCGCAAACACTCAAGGTTTCTTTGCTTCTCCGGACCAGTATGC
This genomic interval from Xiphias gladius isolate SHS-SW01 ecotype Sanya breed wild chromosome 6, ASM1685928v1, whole genome shotgun sequence contains the following:
- the zgc:77486 gene encoding AN1-type zinc finger protein 5 isoform X2; this translates as MAQETNQTQVPMLCTMGCGFYGNPRTNGMCSVCYKEHLQRQQGGGRSSPPGEKAATSPAGSPGSAGVTVEITTSEPSTEVAGTPPEEQTTSPSSPSPVTQQMTAMSISQDSGAVDCDRAEAEEGEEEGTSNSTEQVGEAAQTSSDGDQTPDKNKKKNRCFSCRKKVGLTGFDCRCGNLFCAIHRYSDKHDCPYDYRSAAAARIRKENPIVVAEKIQKL
- the zgc:77486 gene encoding AN1-type zinc finger protein 5 isoform X1; the encoded protein is MMEGYQASSVLLLHWNILSHPPYPLCQSMAQETNQTQVPMLCTMGCGFYGNPRTNGMCSVCYKEHLQRQQGGGRSSPPGEKAATSPAGSPGSAGVTVEITTSEPSTEVAGTPPEEQTTSPSSPSPVTQQMTAMSISQDSGAVDCDRAEAEEGEEEGTSNSTEQVGEAAQTSSDGDQTPDKNKKKNRCFSCRKKVGLTGFDCRCGNLFCAIHRYSDKHDCPYDYRSAAAARIRKENPIVVAEKIQKL